Proteins encoded in a region of the Triticum dicoccoides isolate Atlit2015 ecotype Zavitan chromosome 3A, WEW_v2.0, whole genome shotgun sequence genome:
- the LOC119270715 gene encoding receptor-like cytosolic serine/threonine-protein kinase RBK1 isoform X3 has product MFLFSGARLGKGPNVPSASQQLDPCSDGVQNCGASAGTKNNRDRERIDSAKGNGVCPLNVDESKFENVKRDIAWSKIKEITENDRLYDAEAAMKLVQLLQLDRTEQKIGLAGRARVADIIAATENPDFLGRFIQLRGLPILNEWLQQIHKGKSGEGGGPKETDKPIEKLIHALLRALVKLPINLNALQSCSIGKTVNHLRSHKDQEIQRNARCLVDSWKKRVDAEMKSNEFKRVDTAATPAKRKFSPPKQSNYNLSFAPYWGPHHIRKLAKTRSPISKAYDIGKHDDGQSILSLKSINNFLSSSATADQLTELKALQSVLMDANAEPTKLSFPFIRYITQKFHQEIGRGGFGVVYLGDIGTGKVAVKKLSIMQNFSEATFLDEINCLIKAKHTNIVRFLGYCADTYGECVQYEGSLVLSEVPQRLLCFEYVPNGNLQKYLEDKSHKDEWKIRYQMIRGICNGLNYLHDQRITHLDLKPDNILLDARMDPKITDFGISRCFDEGITRIYTKNVRGTRGIIAPETIVHGEITFKSDIYGLGNIIIHLLAGCNNYDFDNVLRSIQGFNSDDYGSRTLVDKDFPIVLDKIMPTLIWDRGQPGITGLFWRR; this is encoded by the exons ATGTTCCTGTTTTCAGGTGCGCGCTTGGGAAAGGGGCCAAATGTTCCATCAGCTTCCCAGCAATTGGATCCTTGTTCAGATGGTGTTCAAAATTGTGGTGCATCTGCAGGGACGAAAAATAACAGAGACAGGGAAAGAATTGATTCAGCTAAGGGAAATGGTGTTTGCCCTCTTAATGTTGATGAGAGTAAATTCGAAAATGTTAAGAGGGACATTGCGTGGTCCAAAATCAAAGAGATTACAGAAAATGATAGACTATATGATGCTGAAGCGGCGATGAAGTTAGTTCAATTATTGCAACTTGATCGAACTGAACAGAAAATAGGCCTTGCCGGTCGAGCAAGGGTTGCTGATATTATCGCAGCTACAGAAAATCCTGATTTCCTAGGCAGGTTTATACAACTAAGGGGCCTTCCGATCTTGAATGAGTGGCTTCAACAGATTCACAAAGGGAAGTCTGGTGAAGGGGGTGGTCCTAAAGAAACCGATAAGCCTATTGAAAAACTTATTCACGCCCTGCTTCGTGCACTAGTGAAATTGCCTATTAATCTGAATGCCCTACAAAGCTGCAGTATTGGGAAAACTGTCAATCATCTGCGCAGCCATAAAGACCAGGAGATACAGAGGAATGCTAGGTGTCTTGTTGATAGCTGGAAGAAGCGTGTTGATGCTGAAATGAAGTCGAATGAGTTCAAGCGTGTTGACACAGCCGCAACACCTGCCAAGAGGAAGTTCAGCCCCCCCAAGCAATCAAACTACAATTTATCTTTTGCTCCATACTGGGGACCGCATCATATCAGGAAGTTGGCCAAAACACGAAGTCCTATTAGCAAG GCTTATGACATTGGAAAACATGACGATGGACAATCCATCCTATCTTTAAAGAGCATCAATAACTTTTTGTCTTCTTCAG CAACGGCTGatcaattaactgaacttaaagccCTTCAGAGCGTACTGATGGACGCAAATGCAGAGCCAACTAAGCTATCATTTCCATTCATAAGATACATCACACAAAAATTCCATCAAGAGATCGGTCGTGGTGGGTTCGGAGTGGTTTACCTG GGAGATATCGGAACTGGGAAGGTTGCTGTGAAGAAACTCTCAATAATGCAGAACTTTTCTGAGGCGACCTTTCTGGATGAGATTAATTGTTTAATAAAGGCAAAGCACACGAATATAGTGAGATTTCTTGGTTATTGTGCGGATACATATGGGGAATGTGTGCAATACGAAGGAAGTCTTGTGCTATCAGAGGTACCACAACGGTTGCTATGCTTCGAGTATGTTCCTAACGGAAACCTTCAGAAGTATCTTGAAG aTAAGTCTCATAAAGATGAATGGAAAATACGATACCAAATGATTAGGGGAATTTGCAATGGTCTGAACTATCTTCACGACCAACGTATTACTCACTTGGATTTAAAACCCGACAATATTCTTTTGGATGCTCGCATGGATCCCAAAATTACAGACTTTGGGATATCAAGATGCTTTGATGAAGGAATAACTAGAATTTACACTAAAAATGTTCGTGGAACACG GGGAATTATTGCACCAGAGACCATAGTCCATGGAGAAATAACATTTAAATCAGACATATATGGCTTGGGCAATATAATCATTCATCTATTAGCAGGGTGTAACAATTATGATTTCGATAAT GTGCTCAGATCGATCCAAGGGTTCAATAGCGACGACTATGGTTCCAGAACGCTGGTGGATAAAGACTTCCCGATTGTCCTCGACAAGATCATGCCTACTCTAATATGGGATCGGGGACAACCAGGCATCACTGGCTTGTTCTGGCGGCGGTAG
- the LOC119270715 gene encoding receptor-like cytosolic serine/threonine-protein kinase RBK1 isoform X2 has product MFLFSGARLGKGPNVPSASQQLDPCSDGVQNCGASAGTKNNRDRERIDSAKGNGVCPLNVDESKFENVKRDIAWSKIKEITENDRLYDAEAAMKLVQLLQLDRTEQKIGLAGRARVADIIAATENPDFLGRFIQLRGLPILNEWLQQIHKGKSGEGGGPKETDKPIEKLIHALLRALVKLPINLNALQSCSIGKTVNHLRSHKDQEIQRNARCLVDSWKKRVDAEMKSNEFKRVDTAATPAKRKFSPPKQSNYNLSFAPYWGPHHIRKLAKTRSPISKAYDIGKHDDGQSILSLKSINNFLSSSALQSVLMDANAEPTKLSFPFIRYITQKFHQEIGRGGFGVVYLGDIGTGKVAVKKLSIMQNFSEATFLDEINCLIKAKHTNIVRFLGYCADTYGECVQYEGSLVLSEVPQRLLCFEYVPNGNLQKYLEDKSHKDEWKIRYQMIRGICNGLNYLHDQRITHLDLKPDNILLDARMDPKITDFGISRCFDEGITRIYTKNVRGTRGIIAPETIVHGEITFKSDIYGLGNIIIHLLAGCNNYDFDNWHTSIDVDDPQAKCCIDIAKNCVAFNQHERPTIGEIMQKLNEIETM; this is encoded by the exons ATGTTCCTGTTTTCAGGTGCGCGCTTGGGAAAGGGGCCAAATGTTCCATCAGCTTCCCAGCAATTGGATCCTTGTTCAGATGGTGTTCAAAATTGTGGTGCATCTGCAGGGACGAAAAATAACAGAGACAGGGAAAGAATTGATTCAGCTAAGGGAAATGGTGTTTGCCCTCTTAATGTTGATGAGAGTAAATTCGAAAATGTTAAGAGGGACATTGCGTGGTCCAAAATCAAAGAGATTACAGAAAATGATAGACTATATGATGCTGAAGCGGCGATGAAGTTAGTTCAATTATTGCAACTTGATCGAACTGAACAGAAAATAGGCCTTGCCGGTCGAGCAAGGGTTGCTGATATTATCGCAGCTACAGAAAATCCTGATTTCCTAGGCAGGTTTATACAACTAAGGGGCCTTCCGATCTTGAATGAGTGGCTTCAACAGATTCACAAAGGGAAGTCTGGTGAAGGGGGTGGTCCTAAAGAAACCGATAAGCCTATTGAAAAACTTATTCACGCCCTGCTTCGTGCACTAGTGAAATTGCCTATTAATCTGAATGCCCTACAAAGCTGCAGTATTGGGAAAACTGTCAATCATCTGCGCAGCCATAAAGACCAGGAGATACAGAGGAATGCTAGGTGTCTTGTTGATAGCTGGAAGAAGCGTGTTGATGCTGAAATGAAGTCGAATGAGTTCAAGCGTGTTGACACAGCCGCAACACCTGCCAAGAGGAAGTTCAGCCCCCCCAAGCAATCAAACTACAATTTATCTTTTGCTCCATACTGGGGACCGCATCATATCAGGAAGTTGGCCAAAACACGAAGTCCTATTAGCAAG GCTTATGACATTGGAAAACATGACGATGGACAATCCATCCTATCTTTAAAGAGCATCAATAACTTTTTGTCTTCTTCAG ccCTTCAGAGCGTACTGATGGACGCAAATGCAGAGCCAACTAAGCTATCATTTCCATTCATAAGATACATCACACAAAAATTCCATCAAGAGATCGGTCGTGGTGGGTTCGGAGTGGTTTACCTG GGAGATATCGGAACTGGGAAGGTTGCTGTGAAGAAACTCTCAATAATGCAGAACTTTTCTGAGGCGACCTTTCTGGATGAGATTAATTGTTTAATAAAGGCAAAGCACACGAATATAGTGAGATTTCTTGGTTATTGTGCGGATACATATGGGGAATGTGTGCAATACGAAGGAAGTCTTGTGCTATCAGAGGTACCACAACGGTTGCTATGCTTCGAGTATGTTCCTAACGGAAACCTTCAGAAGTATCTTGAAG aTAAGTCTCATAAAGATGAATGGAAAATACGATACCAAATGATTAGGGGAATTTGCAATGGTCTGAACTATCTTCACGACCAACGTATTACTCACTTGGATTTAAAACCCGACAATATTCTTTTGGATGCTCGCATGGATCCCAAAATTACAGACTTTGGGATATCAAGATGCTTTGATGAAGGAATAACTAGAATTTACACTAAAAATGTTCGTGGAACACG GGGAATTATTGCACCAGAGACCATAGTCCATGGAGAAATAACATTTAAATCAGACATATATGGCTTGGGCAATATAATCATTCATCTATTAGCAGGGTGTAACAATTATGATTTCGATAAT TGGCATACATCTATAGACGTGGACGACCCACAAGCAAAGTGTTGCATTGATATAGCTAAAAATTGTGTGGCTTTTAACCAACATGAGAGACCTACAATTGGTGAGATCATGCAAAAGCTGAATGAGATAGAGACGATGTGA
- the LOC119270715 gene encoding G-type lectin S-receptor-like serine/threonine-protein kinase B120 isoform X1, which produces MFLFSGARLGKGPNVPSASQQLDPCSDGVQNCGASAGTKNNRDRERIDSAKGNGVCPLNVDESKFENVKRDIAWSKIKEITENDRLYDAEAAMKLVQLLQLDRTEQKIGLAGRARVADIIAATENPDFLGRFIQLRGLPILNEWLQQIHKGKSGEGGGPKETDKPIEKLIHALLRALVKLPINLNALQSCSIGKTVNHLRSHKDQEIQRNARCLVDSWKKRVDAEMKSNEFKRVDTAATPAKRKFSPPKQSNYNLSFAPYWGPHHIRKLAKTRSPISKAYDIGKHDDGQSILSLKSINNFLSSSATADQLTELKALQSVLMDANAEPTKLSFPFIRYITQKFHQEIGRGGFGVVYLGDIGTGKVAVKKLSIMQNFSEATFLDEINCLIKAKHTNIVRFLGYCADTYGECVQYEGSLVLSEVPQRLLCFEYVPNGNLQKYLEDKSHKDEWKIRYQMIRGICNGLNYLHDQRITHLDLKPDNILLDARMDPKITDFGISRCFDEGITRIYTKNVRGTRGIIAPETIVHGEITFKSDIYGLGNIIIHLLAGCNNYDFDNWHTSIDVDDPQAKCCIDIAKNCVAFNQHERPTIGEIMQKLNEIETM; this is translated from the exons ATGTTCCTGTTTTCAGGTGCGCGCTTGGGAAAGGGGCCAAATGTTCCATCAGCTTCCCAGCAATTGGATCCTTGTTCAGATGGTGTTCAAAATTGTGGTGCATCTGCAGGGACGAAAAATAACAGAGACAGGGAAAGAATTGATTCAGCTAAGGGAAATGGTGTTTGCCCTCTTAATGTTGATGAGAGTAAATTCGAAAATGTTAAGAGGGACATTGCGTGGTCCAAAATCAAAGAGATTACAGAAAATGATAGACTATATGATGCTGAAGCGGCGATGAAGTTAGTTCAATTATTGCAACTTGATCGAACTGAACAGAAAATAGGCCTTGCCGGTCGAGCAAGGGTTGCTGATATTATCGCAGCTACAGAAAATCCTGATTTCCTAGGCAGGTTTATACAACTAAGGGGCCTTCCGATCTTGAATGAGTGGCTTCAACAGATTCACAAAGGGAAGTCTGGTGAAGGGGGTGGTCCTAAAGAAACCGATAAGCCTATTGAAAAACTTATTCACGCCCTGCTTCGTGCACTAGTGAAATTGCCTATTAATCTGAATGCCCTACAAAGCTGCAGTATTGGGAAAACTGTCAATCATCTGCGCAGCCATAAAGACCAGGAGATACAGAGGAATGCTAGGTGTCTTGTTGATAGCTGGAAGAAGCGTGTTGATGCTGAAATGAAGTCGAATGAGTTCAAGCGTGTTGACACAGCCGCAACACCTGCCAAGAGGAAGTTCAGCCCCCCCAAGCAATCAAACTACAATTTATCTTTTGCTCCATACTGGGGACCGCATCATATCAGGAAGTTGGCCAAAACACGAAGTCCTATTAGCAAG GCTTATGACATTGGAAAACATGACGATGGACAATCCATCCTATCTTTAAAGAGCATCAATAACTTTTTGTCTTCTTCAG CAACGGCTGatcaattaactgaacttaaagccCTTCAGAGCGTACTGATGGACGCAAATGCAGAGCCAACTAAGCTATCATTTCCATTCATAAGATACATCACACAAAAATTCCATCAAGAGATCGGTCGTGGTGGGTTCGGAGTGGTTTACCTG GGAGATATCGGAACTGGGAAGGTTGCTGTGAAGAAACTCTCAATAATGCAGAACTTTTCTGAGGCGACCTTTCTGGATGAGATTAATTGTTTAATAAAGGCAAAGCACACGAATATAGTGAGATTTCTTGGTTATTGTGCGGATACATATGGGGAATGTGTGCAATACGAAGGAAGTCTTGTGCTATCAGAGGTACCACAACGGTTGCTATGCTTCGAGTATGTTCCTAACGGAAACCTTCAGAAGTATCTTGAAG aTAAGTCTCATAAAGATGAATGGAAAATACGATACCAAATGATTAGGGGAATTTGCAATGGTCTGAACTATCTTCACGACCAACGTATTACTCACTTGGATTTAAAACCCGACAATATTCTTTTGGATGCTCGCATGGATCCCAAAATTACAGACTTTGGGATATCAAGATGCTTTGATGAAGGAATAACTAGAATTTACACTAAAAATGTTCGTGGAACACG GGGAATTATTGCACCAGAGACCATAGTCCATGGAGAAATAACATTTAAATCAGACATATATGGCTTGGGCAATATAATCATTCATCTATTAGCAGGGTGTAACAATTATGATTTCGATAAT TGGCATACATCTATAGACGTGGACGACCCACAAGCAAAGTGTTGCATTGATATAGCTAAAAATTGTGTGGCTTTTAACCAACATGAGAGACCTACAATTGGTGAGATCATGCAAAAGCTGAATGAGATAGAGACGATGTGA